Proteins from a single region of Paenibacillus sp. BIHB 4019:
- a CDS encoding GNAT family N-acetyltransferase, which produces MNEVKLRLIQQHELSQALELEQRCYSSGAAATEAGFQYRFQEYPSYFWSAWSEDGELLGIANGIRTEQESCGDEMKGSHPGEYAGDNFCILTIAVDPAFRRRGIAAKLLDKLIQACENERLKAIILMCEPHLISFYEQAKFTYVGKASSTHGGIEWHEMRRNLHTMEHSSE; this is translated from the coding sequence ATGAACGAAGTGAAGCTGAGATTGATTCAGCAGCATGAGCTATCACAGGCGCTGGAGCTTGAGCAGCGCTGCTACTCTTCTGGGGCCGCGGCGACGGAGGCGGGATTCCAGTACCGTTTTCAGGAGTATCCTTCGTATTTCTGGTCTGCTTGGTCGGAGGATGGCGAGTTGCTTGGCATCGCCAATGGAATTCGGACGGAGCAGGAAAGCTGCGGTGACGAGATGAAAGGAAGTCATCCAGGCGAATACGCGGGAGACAACTTTTGCATACTGACTATTGCGGTAGATCCGGCATTCAGGCGCAGGGGAATTGCTGCAAAACTGCTGGACAAGCTGATCCAAGCATGCGAAAATGAGAGGCTGAAAGCGATTATTTTAATGTGCGAGCCGCATTTGATTTCTTTTTATGAACAGGCGAAATTTACATACGTAGGCAAGGCTTCTTCCACACATGGAGGAATTGAGTGGCATGAGATGAGGCGTAATCTGCATACAATGGAGCATTCTAGCGAATAG
- a CDS encoding DUF3298 and DUF4163 domain-containing protein, protein MAFQSPVIVQSVRSTFPKAELWLPHISGGSNEAADSQINGIIHSAAQHLVAEQGTLEDPHAEMQGYFELKNNQKDVLSLSLLNYAYTGGAHGLTLQQSLTFKLTTGRSYALAELFKPGSNYIVKLSALVNAQIRSRDISTLSPFKAIRPDQDFYVADRTLVLYFALYELTPYAFGFPYFPISVYDIEDMINENGPLGPMVVNY, encoded by the coding sequence ATGGCGTTTCAATCTCCTGTAATCGTTCAGTCTGTCCGCAGTACGTTTCCAAAGGCCGAGCTGTGGCTGCCTCATATTAGCGGGGGATCCAATGAGGCAGCAGATAGTCAAATCAATGGGATCATTCACTCAGCAGCGCAGCATCTCGTAGCTGAGCAAGGCACGCTTGAAGACCCGCATGCGGAGATGCAAGGATATTTTGAGCTCAAAAACAACCAGAAGGATGTGCTCAGCCTGTCTTTGTTGAACTACGCCTATACGGGTGGAGCGCATGGACTGACACTGCAGCAGTCGCTTACCTTCAAGCTGACTACGGGACGTTCTTACGCGCTTGCTGAGCTGTTTAAGCCTGGAAGCAATTATATCGTCAAGCTGTCCGCGCTGGTCAACGCTCAAATCAGGTCGCGAGATATTAGCACGCTGTCGCCGTTCAAAGCGATAAGGCCGGATCAGGACTTTTATGTGGCGGACCGGACGCTGGTGCTTTATTTTGCCCTGTATGAGCTGACGCCTTATGCATTTGGTTTTCCGTATTTCCCCATCTCCGTCTATGACATTGAGGATATGATTAATGAAAATGGCCCGCTCGGACCAATGGTCGTCAATTATTGA
- a CDS encoding response regulator, with protein MIYIILLCAVFVTTIAFVVYLQYVKKDKGPRFSAPPIRRQSSSMQLSPMKKNVPGKLEDGRSKQAPQALAGSADAAKLAEGKKLLIVDDQPLIRLMLAELFQKAGFTVYEAADGLNALEQFERYGADCILLDFMLPDMDGLDVLCAIRKSDANVKVLLITAYGEPEKIEAAAELGITEWIEKPFDTDQLLNRVLALV; from the coding sequence ATGATTTATATCATTTTATTATGCGCTGTATTTGTCACGACGATCGCTTTCGTTGTTTATTTGCAGTATGTGAAAAAGGACAAGGGGCCGCGCTTTTCGGCGCCCCCAATTCGGCGACAATCTTCAAGCATGCAGCTCAGCCCAATGAAAAAAAACGTTCCCGGCAAGCTGGAGGACGGTCGCAGCAAACAGGCGCCTCAAGCTTTGGCGGGCAGCGCGGATGCAGCAAAGCTAGCTGAGGGGAAGAAGCTGCTTATTGTTGACGACCAGCCGCTCATTCGGCTCATGCTGGCAGAGCTGTTTCAGAAGGCGGGATTTACCGTCTATGAAGCTGCAGATGGGCTGAACGCGCTTGAGCAATTCGAGCGATATGGAGCGGACTGCATTTTGCTGGATTTTATGCTGCCTGATATGGACGGATTGGACGTGCTGTGCGCGATTCGCAAAAGCGATGCGAATGTTAAAGTATTGCTCATTACCGCGTACGGGGAGCCTGAAAAAATAGAGGCAGCGGCTGAGCTGGGCATTACCGAGTGGATAGAAAAACCGTTTGACACCGACCAATTGCTGAATCGGGTACTCGCACTAGTTTAG
- a CDS encoding amino acid permease, which yields MIALVIGLALFFAVCAAALAGAVKAQQSIKSSSHQSMTAYATYIQMQQDKHDLNLFGLAQQLRRKFGAAASFGLSFNTMGLCAAALLFLAPALQQGGPIVVGIGIPLAALFALMVSASLAELSSAIPTAGGVYHWSSALGGRVWGWHAGWFHMAGYMGLLLLTNLLCASLLDGMLAGWLGYTPSIWSKAIIALAMVVTQAALHSRGVRLLAVLLRSGLWLQLIAAIAAIGILMALYWPGAFAPELLFTLPARSGEGKGQSALGMIAGFLLLQKLFLGMDSAAQGAEETSDPRIRVPWAIYLSTAYTFIIGFVLLAVLTLVWPGFSNGGIPAGGSEWFAGSLLEAISRSPLVTLFLVVLLYSSSSSVLIACSRLLYSLTRDKALPFSKQLAGVHPATQSPRKCVWLAAALFFIILGASCVLFPERLLTAAVPSFTLICLYTAYAIPIALALRAGKKHKLLMDAPWHLGRWSRTVNMTALLWLLLSVALAASVLGQEGILGAGAVLLVSAVLDFRYRRRHLETLQSRLNKPHGEIIRIERKFKLTE from the coding sequence ATGATTGCGCTCGTAATCGGGCTGGCTTTATTTTTCGCTGTATGTGCTGCTGCATTAGCCGGAGCTGTCAAAGCGCAGCAAAGTATCAAATCGTCGAGCCATCAGAGCATGACGGCTTATGCCACCTATATTCAAATGCAGCAGGATAAGCATGATTTAAATTTGTTTGGCCTTGCCCAGCAGCTCAGACGCAAATTTGGAGCGGCAGCTTCATTTGGGCTTTCCTTCAACACGATGGGGCTGTGTGCAGCAGCTTTGTTGTTTCTGGCGCCTGCCCTGCAGCAGGGCGGGCCAATTGTCGTCGGTATAGGCATTCCGCTTGCCGCGTTGTTTGCCTTGATGGTAAGTGCATCGCTGGCCGAATTGTCCTCTGCTATTCCGACCGCCGGGGGCGTCTATCATTGGTCCTCGGCATTAGGAGGACGTGTATGGGGCTGGCATGCGGGCTGGTTTCACATGGCTGGCTATATGGGGTTACTGCTGCTGACCAATCTGCTGTGTGCCTCCTTGCTGGATGGAATGCTTGCAGGCTGGCTCGGTTACACGCCTTCAATATGGTCGAAAGCAATCATTGCCTTGGCAATGGTGGTTACGCAAGCAGCTTTGCACAGTCGTGGTGTCCGTCTGCTGGCTGTTCTGCTGCGAAGCGGACTTTGGCTGCAGCTTATCGCTGCAATCGCTGCAATCGGCATTTTAATGGCGCTGTATTGGCCGGGCGCATTTGCACCTGAGCTGTTATTCACGCTTCCTGCCCGCAGTGGGGAGGGGAAAGGGCAATCCGCCTTAGGGATGATAGCGGGCTTTCTGCTGCTGCAAAAGCTGTTTCTCGGCATGGACAGCGCTGCCCAAGGTGCCGAGGAGACGTCCGATCCCCGCATTCGCGTGCCATGGGCGATCTATTTGTCGACAGCTTACACGTTTATTATCGGCTTTGTGCTGCTGGCTGTGCTGACGCTTGTGTGGCCTGGCTTCTCAAATGGAGGCATACCGGCTGGCGGGAGCGAGTGGTTTGCAGGCAGTTTGCTGGAAGCTATCAGCCGTTCACCGCTGGTGACCCTGTTCCTAGTCGTGCTTCTCTACTCAAGCAGCAGCAGCGTGCTGATCGCTTGCTCCCGATTATTGTACAGCCTGACGCGCGATAAGGCGCTGCCTTTCAGCAAGCAGCTGGCAGGCGTTCACCCTGCAACTCAATCTCCCAGGAAATGCGTCTGGCTAGCAGCCGCTTTGTTTTTCATAATCCTGGGAGCCTCTTGCGTGCTCTTTCCAGAGCGCCTGCTCACAGCTGCTGTCCCTAGCTTCACGCTAATTTGCCTTTACACGGCGTATGCAATCCCGATTGCGTTAGCGCTGCGCGCAGGGAAGAAGCACAAGCTGCTCATGGATGCGCCTTGGCATCTCGGAAGGTGGAGCCGCACGGTGAATATGACAGCACTGCTCTGGCTGCTGCTTAGTGTTGCGCTGGCGGCCAGCGTGCTTGGCCAGGAAGGTATTCTGGGTGCAGGTGCGGTGCTGCTTGTATCCGCAGTGCTGGATTTTCGATACCGGAGACGTCATCTGGAGACGCTGCAAAGCCGCCTGAATAAACCTCACGGGGAAATTATTAGAATTGAGCGAAAATTCAAGCTGACGGAATGA
- a CDS encoding phosphotransferase has protein sequence MSQHDFSTFLDQYELGARWEIAAGDSGMNNTTRIVQAGNNRYVLRIYNNHQNKSTVLLEHEVLFGLLEQDARLFDVPMPVANRAGQTVTEAPGGKLATLCHFIEGKRPSVENISHIKGLGIATAALCKGLSAIKPHGEPIYDPYYKLEQSYEAIGIPAMREIANEAGLLPEFEEQIACLQQERERLQSELKNIAELPRQWIHGDLNFSNSVARGDAVVGLLDFEFCTVDVRAMELAVVIVDLIDGADDGRLERIALFCEGFGSELRLTEVEANAITLLLKLRMLDVTLHFMTRWREQLDEAAVLQKIVIQAAKIVNWTGSNEPRLKALFLKHLADVEQPL, from the coding sequence TTGAGTCAGCATGATTTTTCAACGTTTTTAGACCAATATGAGCTTGGCGCACGATGGGAAATAGCTGCCGGAGACAGCGGCATGAACAATACAACGCGGATCGTGCAGGCGGGAAATAACCGCTACGTGCTGCGCATTTACAACAATCATCAAAATAAGTCGACGGTTTTGCTGGAGCATGAGGTGTTATTTGGGCTGCTGGAGCAAGACGCGCGCCTTTTTGACGTTCCGATGCCTGTAGCCAATCGCGCAGGGCAGACCGTAACGGAGGCGCCAGGCGGCAAGCTGGCTACGCTATGCCATTTCATTGAAGGCAAGCGGCCTTCGGTCGAAAATATTTCCCACATTAAGGGGCTCGGCATCGCTACGGCTGCTTTATGCAAGGGATTAAGCGCCATTAAGCCTCATGGCGAGCCTATTTATGATCCGTATTATAAGCTGGAGCAATCTTATGAAGCCATAGGCATTCCAGCTATGCGGGAAATTGCTAATGAAGCTGGGCTGCTGCCGGAATTTGAGGAGCAGATAGCTTGCTTGCAGCAGGAGCGAGAGCGTTTACAAAGCGAGTTGAAAAACATAGCCGAGCTTCCCCGCCAATGGATTCATGGCGATTTGAATTTCAGCAATTCCGTTGCACGTGGGGATGCTGTAGTCGGATTGCTGGATTTTGAATTTTGCACAGTCGATGTAAGGGCGATGGAGCTCGCTGTCGTTATCGTGGATTTGATTGATGGGGCCGATGATGGGCGGCTGGAGCGAATCGCCTTGTTTTGTGAAGGCTTTGGGTCGGAATTACGGCTGACGGAGGTAGAAGCAAATGCGATAACACTGCTGCTTAAACTGCGGATGCTTGATGTGACGCTGCATTTTATGACGCGCTGGCGGGAGCAGCTTGACGAAGCGGCGGTATTGCAGAAAATTGTGATCCAAGCGGCAAAAATCGTGAACTGGACAGGCAGCAATGAGCCGCGTTTGAAAGCGCTATTTCTTAAGCATCTTGCCGATGTTGAACAACCATTGTAG
- a CDS encoding polysaccharide deacetylase family protein: MSVAAALGYSSDERLLIVNADDYGLCGSVNKAVEQLLEERAVSSATIMMPCRTAREAAKWCALHQEHDVGIHFTFTSEWDNYRWGPVSKPEDVPSLLVEGGYFPKDSRTFELQADSEQVEREMVAQIELALQLGMKPSHADNHMGSLYGLATGKHFLPIVFDVCAKYGLPFRLPRHLLGDRAQTASPELAEQAKQLGMLADSKGVIILDYLVGLPFQLQAGETYSSFKEAMKQQLRSLPPGLTELIIHPSLVTDELLSFHGQPEKRGLEFQLFRDREIVQTLQAEGIRLVRWSQLQRVQRERCGWSQ, from the coding sequence ATGAGTGTTGCAGCAGCATTAGGATACAGCAGCGATGAAAGACTGCTCATTGTTAATGCAGATGATTATGGCTTATGTGGTTCAGTCAATAAAGCGGTGGAGCAACTGCTGGAAGAACGCGCAGTAAGCTCGGCAACAATTATGATGCCGTGCCGCACAGCGCGGGAAGCGGCGAAGTGGTGCGCGCTGCATCAGGAGCATGATGTAGGCATTCATTTCACTTTTACAAGCGAGTGGGACAATTATCGCTGGGGCCCCGTGAGCAAGCCGGAGGATGTTCCTTCCTTGCTCGTAGAGGGCGGATATTTCCCGAAAGACAGCCGAACATTCGAGCTGCAGGCCGACTCCGAGCAGGTAGAGCGAGAAATGGTTGCCCAAATAGAGCTTGCCCTGCAATTAGGGATGAAGCCGAGCCATGCCGACAATCATATGGGCAGCTTGTACGGGCTTGCGACAGGAAAGCATTTTTTACCTATTGTATTCGACGTATGCGCCAAATATGGCTTGCCTTTTCGCTTACCGCGCCATTTGCTTGGTGATCGCGCGCAAACAGCCTCTCCAGAGCTCGCTGAGCAGGCGAAGCAGCTCGGAATGCTGGCGGATTCCAAAGGCGTCATCATATTGGATTACCTAGTCGGTTTGCCATTTCAGCTGCAGGCTGGGGAAACGTATTCGTCGTTCAAAGAGGCGATGAAACAGCAGCTGCGCAGCTTGCCGCCGGGTTTGACAGAGCTTATTATTCATCCGTCGCTCGTAACCGATGAGCTGCTATCCTTCCATGGCCAGCCTGAGAAGCGCGGGCTCGAGTTCCAGCTGTTCCGCGATCGCGAGATTGTGCAGACGCTGCAAGCCGAGGGCATCAGGCTCGTTCGCTGGTCGCAGCTGCAGCGTGTGCAGCGCGAGCGATGTGGCTGGAGTCAATAA
- a CDS encoding MoxR family ATPase: protein MSYQSIAALSEQLRSNIGRVIVGKEHIADLLFIALITGGHVLLEDVPGTGKTLLAKSLAKSLSLTFRRVQFTPDLMPSDLTGIHFYNQKQGDFEFRSGPLFTNMLLADEINRATPRTQSSLLECMEERQISLEGETMPLSRPFMVMATQNPVEHQGTFPLPEAQLDRFLFKVKMGYPTTDEALQILKRFKEGDPLEQLAPIAGADEIAEAQKLYSSVRVSDDVLLYMLKLVEQTRSREEVQTGVSPRGSQALLKASQVQAILRGRDFVTPDDVKAMAQPVLAHRLALRGLQRTQGSAEKIIEDIIRRTEVPAEAGLLAK, encoded by the coding sequence ATGTCTTACCAATCCATTGCTGCATTATCTGAACAGCTGAGAAGCAATATTGGCCGCGTCATCGTAGGGAAAGAGCATATAGCCGATCTATTGTTTATCGCATTAATTACCGGCGGTCATGTGCTGCTGGAGGATGTACCCGGGACGGGAAAAACACTGCTTGCCAAATCGCTGGCGAAGTCGCTCAGCCTGACTTTCCGGCGTGTGCAATTTACGCCGGATTTAATGCCGTCCGATTTGACGGGCATCCATTTTTACAATCAGAAGCAGGGGGATTTTGAGTTCAGGTCCGGCCCTTTGTTTACGAATATGCTGCTGGCTGACGAAATTAACCGTGCAACGCCACGTACCCAATCCAGCCTGCTTGAATGTATGGAGGAGCGGCAAATAAGCCTCGAGGGCGAGACGATGCCGCTTTCGCGGCCGTTCATGGTTATGGCGACGCAAAATCCCGTCGAGCATCAAGGAACGTTTCCGCTGCCTGAAGCGCAGCTGGACCGTTTTTTGTTCAAGGTTAAAATGGGCTACCCCACAACGGATGAGGCGCTGCAAATTTTGAAGCGCTTTAAAGAGGGCGACCCGCTGGAGCAGCTTGCACCGATTGCTGGAGCAGACGAAATTGCTGAAGCCCAGAAGCTATACTCCTCCGTACGCGTATCGGATGATGTGCTGCTTTATATGCTGAAGCTAGTAGAGCAGACGCGGAGCAGGGAAGAAGTGCAGACGGGGGTAAGCCCTCGCGGCAGCCAGGCGCTGCTGAAAGCCTCGCAGGTGCAGGCGATTTTGCGGGGAAGAGATTTTGTAACGCCGGATGATGTTAAAGCGATGGCGCAGCCCGTGCTGGCCCATCGTCTCGCGCTTCGTGGACTGCAGCGTACACAAGGCAGCGCAGAGAAAATTATCGAAGACATTATTAGGCGAACCGAGGTTCCTGCCGAGGCAGGGCTTCTCGCTAAATAG
- a CDS encoding DUF58 domain-containing protein, with amino-acid sequence MEQLSNGKWLPVPWLRVESQLSSQLIFRSQDNLAVSSGEHYQNHKSFFSLMPYTKITRTHSFVSARRGVYKLRSVALTGGDLLGIHHDMKQMMIEGELLVYPLPAQVKVDELPSHSWQGETSVRRWIVEDPFVVVGARDYRPSDSFKAVNWKATARAGKLQVHQYDYTADRKLMIYLNVEDHEGMWRTITDEALIERGIEWAAGAAEAVTASGMEVGFAANMPLQGELESAMLLPRSGHDQWMAILELLAKLSLTRTELFSDLLQRESERGVSGCDVLIISAYWNETLELAAQQLRFGGNSVSIWLLEGLASDQQQAGGAL; translated from the coding sequence GTGGAGCAACTGTCAAATGGCAAATGGCTGCCTGTTCCTTGGCTGCGTGTCGAATCCCAATTGTCTTCCCAGCTCATCTTTCGCTCGCAGGATAATCTTGCGGTGAGCAGCGGGGAGCATTACCAGAATCATAAAAGCTTCTTCAGCCTTATGCCTTATACGAAAATTACTCGCACGCATTCGTTCGTCAGCGCCAGGCGCGGGGTATACAAGCTTCGCTCGGTTGCTCTGACCGGCGGTGATTTGCTTGGCATTCATCATGATATGAAGCAAATGATGATAGAAGGCGAGTTGCTTGTATATCCGCTCCCCGCACAGGTGAAGGTGGACGAGCTGCCCTCTCATAGCTGGCAGGGCGAGACGTCCGTGCGGCGCTGGATTGTGGAAGATCCTTTCGTTGTCGTAGGCGCAAGAGATTATCGTCCTAGCGATTCCTTCAAGGCGGTCAATTGGAAAGCGACTGCTCGGGCAGGCAAGCTGCAGGTTCATCAATATGATTATACAGCTGACCGGAAGCTGATGATTTATTTGAATGTCGAAGATCATGAGGGCATGTGGCGCACGATTACGGATGAAGCATTAATCGAACGGGGCATTGAATGGGCAGCAGGAGCAGCGGAGGCCGTCACGGCCAGCGGCATGGAAGTCGGCTTCGCTGCCAATATGCCGCTGCAAGGCGAGCTTGAAAGTGCCATGCTGCTGCCCCGCAGCGGACATGACCAGTGGATGGCGATATTGGAGCTGCTCGCCAAGCTGTCGCTGACCCGGACGGAGCTGTTCAGCGATTTGCTGCAAAGGGAGAGCGAGCGTGGTGTAAGCGGCTGCGATGTGCTCATTATTTCCGCTTATTGGAATGAAACGCTGGAGCTTGCCGCTCAGCAGCTGCGTTTCGGCGGCAACTCCGTCTCGATTTGGCTGTTGGAAGGGCTAGCTAGCGACCAGCAGCAGGCAGGTGGAGCATTATGA
- a CDS encoding DUF4129 domain-containing protein, giving the protein MNKSPIGKIAGIAVGKGLLELLFFLPFVLPFGAYALSGSLLIVWMISLPLCYGAGSLLLAISEKLINSNRATRLCLALLIGSLLSDGLLAVCGVIATASGTSWEVWWPALAIFGSIAAYRGMNERLHSWPIVFTGSTMMIGIFGYLALQLAKFWLIPLQQYSIWMTAGGIIALIVYFFMVNERLMQRETDQTGQHRPISASVEAFKRQNRWMLALLLLPIIAIGFIRQITQGIEWAVRSLVQLLLSLMTGREAEPPASPPPEASQPPAFPPVEQKDPSPWLVWVENVLKVVIIIIVIAAIALAVYWLLRVVYRLSKKFLAKLAERSAERLGGEQGYTDEVESLMTLNKWQDGWRLRRKRNNAEQAVKWEELTGTRERIRYLYSRWVKRSISKGYVYQPHLTPRETAEELVKWQVAAKDMDSYSEIERQQLIKLYEEARYKEEEPQEEAVNALYSQQQKRGK; this is encoded by the coding sequence ATGAACAAGTCGCCTATTGGAAAAATCGCAGGCATAGCTGTAGGGAAAGGCTTGCTGGAGCTGCTGTTTTTTCTGCCTTTCGTTTTGCCTTTCGGTGCTTATGCGCTCTCAGGCAGCCTCCTTATCGTATGGATGATCAGTTTGCCATTATGTTATGGCGCTGGTTCGCTGCTTCTTGCCATTTCAGAGAAGCTGATTAATAGCAATCGGGCAACCAGATTATGCCTTGCCTTGCTGATTGGCAGTTTGCTTTCTGATGGTTTGCTTGCCGTATGCGGGGTAATTGCAACGGCATCAGGGACAAGCTGGGAAGTTTGGTGGCCAGCGCTTGCTATTTTCGGCAGCATAGCTGCTTACCGCGGAATGAATGAACGGCTGCACAGCTGGCCGATTGTGTTTACTGGCAGCACGATGATGATAGGCATTTTCGGCTATTTAGCACTGCAATTGGCTAAATTTTGGCTCATACCGCTTCAGCAATACTCAATATGGATGACAGCGGGCGGAATCATAGCGTTGATTGTTTATTTTTTCATGGTGAATGAGCGGCTGATGCAGCGCGAGACTGATCAGACAGGGCAGCATCGCCCAATCTCAGCCTCTGTAGAAGCCTTCAAACGTCAAAATAGATGGATGCTTGCTCTGCTGCTGCTTCCTATCATTGCAATTGGCTTCATCAGGCAAATTACGCAGGGCATCGAATGGGCCGTGCGTTCTCTCGTTCAACTGCTTCTGTCATTAATGACGGGACGTGAGGCGGAGCCGCCCGCTTCACCGCCGCCAGAAGCATCGCAACCGCCCGCTTTTCCGCCTGTGGAGCAAAAGGATCCTTCCCCTTGGCTCGTCTGGGTAGAGAACGTATTGAAGGTTGTCATAATAATAATCGTTATTGCTGCGATAGCATTAGCTGTTTATTGGCTGCTGCGTGTCGTGTATCGCCTCTCTAAGAAATTTCTTGCCAAGCTGGCAGAGCGATCCGCTGAAAGGCTGGGAGGGGAACAGGGGTACACGGATGAGGTTGAAAGTTTAATGACCTTAAACAAATGGCAGGATGGCTGGCGCCTGCGCAGAAAGCGCAATAATGCCGAGCAGGCTGTTAAATGGGAGGAGCTTACGGGAACGAGGGAGCGAATCCGCTATTTGTACAGCCGCTGGGTAAAGCGTAGCATAAGCAAAGGTTATGTGTATCAGCCTCATTTGACGCCTAGGGAAACGGCAGAGGAGCTCGTCAAATGGCAGGTGGCCGCAAAGGACATGGACAGCTACAGCGAAATAGAAAGGCAGCAGCTGATTAAGCTGTATGAGGAGGCGCGCTACAAGGAGGAGGAGCCGCAGGAGGAAGCGGTGAATGCCTTGTATTCACAGCAGCAGAAACGCGGCAAATAG
- a CDS encoding SDR family NAD(P)-dependent oxidoreductase, whose translation MKTIAIIGAGPGLGLSLAKKFGEQGFKVAAIARNAEKLAIIVNELSKLNIEARSYVADVTDLASLKQALQAAKQDFGHIDVLEFSPYAGPDIFRHVLETTPADVLEQVNSHLLPAIVAANEVLPDMIHNSSGAILFTTGLSAMFPLPFIGNVGIVMSGLRNYAANLHNELKDKGIFVGHLSIGTFIQPDTAGDPDLIAEAWYDLYERKNRFEKTFPEGIDPTKL comes from the coding sequence ATGAAAACTATTGCAATAATTGGTGCAGGACCCGGATTAGGATTGTCACTTGCGAAAAAGTTTGGGGAGCAAGGCTTTAAGGTAGCTGCTATTGCACGCAACGCTGAGAAATTGGCCATTATTGTCAATGAACTAAGCAAGTTAAATATTGAAGCGAGGTCTTATGTCGCGGATGTCACAGATTTGGCCTCTCTCAAGCAAGCTTTACAAGCTGCTAAACAAGATTTTGGTCATATTGATGTGCTCGAATTTAGCCCTTATGCAGGACCGGATATATTTAGACATGTGTTGGAAACAACGCCCGCAGACGTCTTAGAACAAGTCAATAGCCATTTGCTGCCCGCCATTGTGGCCGCCAACGAAGTACTGCCCGACATGATCCATAATAGTTCAGGTGCGATTTTATTTACAACAGGCTTATCTGCCATGTTCCCATTGCCCTTTATTGGAAATGTCGGAATCGTCATGTCGGGTCTTCGCAATTATGCGGCAAACCTGCACAATGAATTAAAAGACAAAGGCATATTTGTTGGACATCTCTCCATCGGAACCTTTATTCAGCCGGACACAGCGGGAGATCCGGATCTCATTGCAGAAGCTTGGTATGATTTATACGAAAGAAAGAATCGTTTTGAAAAAACATTCCCTGAGGGGATTGATCCGACCAAACTTTAA
- a CDS encoding TetR/AcrR family transcriptional regulator encodes MGTKVKNIRMTQTRQSLINAFINLVNEKDFEKITIADLTKGAQVNRATFYAHFNDKYELLDYIVDESASAVVEKRTSGVVKFDEESLRQLVLAVCDYHQQPNIQCRRSYLSLIPQLKEKMLIELNKYLSNCLAAKYTDVEKSLYVPISASIILEAGYLWASGNVSFDKETIANKVSLLIWGGYHFSEKVVQDIRMAGEDT; translated from the coding sequence GTGGGGACAAAAGTAAAGAATATACGAATGACGCAAACCAGGCAGTCTTTGATTAATGCTTTTATAAATTTAGTGAATGAAAAGGATTTTGAAAAAATTACAATTGCTGATTTAACAAAAGGAGCTCAAGTGAACCGTGCTACTTTCTACGCGCATTTCAATGATAAGTACGAATTATTGGACTACATTGTTGATGAATCCGCATCGGCTGTCGTTGAAAAACGCACCTCAGGAGTCGTGAAATTTGATGAAGAAAGCCTACGCCAGCTCGTACTCGCTGTATGCGACTATCATCAGCAGCCGAATATTCAATGCCGCCGCAGTTATTTAAGTTTAATCCCACAATTGAAAGAAAAAATGTTAATCGAGTTAAATAAATATTTATCCAATTGTTTAGCTGCCAAATATACGGACGTAGAGAAGAGCTTATATGTACCGATTTCTGCAAGCATCATCCTTGAGGCTGGCTACTTATGGGCTTCTGGAAATGTATCATTTGATAAAGAGACAATAGCCAATAAAGTTTCATTATTAATATGGGGAGGATATCATTTTTCCGAGAAAGTAGTTCAGGATATAAGGATGGCGGGGGAAGATACTTGA